In one Capra hircus breed San Clemente chromosome 22, ASM170441v1, whole genome shotgun sequence genomic region, the following are encoded:
- the CISH gene encoding cytokine-inducible SH2-containing protein has product MVLCVQGPCPLLAVEQIGQRPLWAQSLELPQPVMQPLPAGALLEEAVEESPGQPEREPKVVDPEEDLLCIAKTFSYLRESGWYWGSITASEARQHLQKMPEGTFLVRDSTHPSYLFTLSVKTTRGPTNVRIEYADSSFRLDSNCLSRPRILAFPDVVSLVQHYVASCATDTRSDSPDLAATPALPTPKEDAPGDPALPATAVHLKLVQPFVRRSSTRSLQHLCRLVINRLVADVDCLPLPRRMADYLRQYPFQL; this is encoded by the exons ATGGTCCTCTGCGTTCAGGG ACCTTGTCCTTTGCTGGCCGTGGAGCAGATTGGGCAGCGGCCCCTGTGGGCCCAGTCCCTGGAGCTGCCCCAACCAGTTATGCAGCCTTTGCCTGCTGGTGCCTTGCTGGAGGAGGCAGTAGAGGAGTCCCCAGGCCAGccagagagggagcccaaggtggtgGACCCCGAGGAGGACCTGCTGTGCATAGCCAAGACCTTCTCCTACCTTCGGGAATCTG GCTGGTACTGGGGTTCCATTACGGCCAGTGAGGCCCGGCAACACCTTCAGAAGATGCCAGAGGGCACCTTCTTGGTACGTGACAGCACCCACCCCAGCTACCTGTTCACACTGTCCGTCAAGACCACCCGCGGGCCCACCAACGTGCGCATTGAGTACGCCGACTCCAGCTTCCGCCTGGACTCCAACTGCCTGTCCAGGCCGCGCATCCTGGCCTTCCCAGATGTGGTGAGCCTGGTCCAGCACTACGTGGCCTCCTGTGCCACAGACACCCGGAGTGACAGTCCCGACCTTGCCGCCACCCCGGCCCTGCCCACTCCGAAGGAAGATGCGCCTGGTGACCCAGCCCTGCCCGCCACGGCCGTTCACCTAAAACTGGTGCAGCCCTTTGTGCGCAGGAGCAGCACCCGAAGCCTGCAGCACCTGTGCCGCCTCGTCATCAACCGTCTGGTGGCCGACGTGGACTGCCTGCCGCTGCCCCGGCGCATGGCTGACTACCTCCGACAATACCCCTTCCAGCTCTGA